Proteins encoded in a region of the Vicia villosa cultivar HV-30 ecotype Madison, WI linkage group LG5, Vvil1.0, whole genome shotgun sequence genome:
- the LOC131601783 gene encoding cell division cycle 20.1, cofactor of APC complex-like produces the protein MDSRYPFQQRRNTSSQDNLDRFIPNRSAMDFGYAHYMLTEGRKENNISVPEVISPSTQAYRKRLAEACNLSERTRILAFKNKPPSRLQLIPKQILSPPPLSKPKPSIPKTCLRTLDAPDMLDHFSLNLLDWGTTNVLAIALQDTVYLWNDSNSSVSELVTFNEEHGPVASLNWAPDGRHLAIALNNSHVQIWDSIANKKLRTLKGGHRATVGSLAWNNHILTTGGMDGKILNNDVRVRSPIVETYRGHSQEVCGLKWSPSRQQLASGGNDNVVHIWDRSMASSNSPTRWLHKFEEHGAAVKALAWCPYQANLLASGGGDGDHCIKMWNTHTGARLKSIDTGSQVCSLLWNKNERELLSSHGFPQNQLILWKYPSMAKMAELNGHTSRVLYMTQSPDGCTVASAAADETLRFWSVFKGPATDKDNEPFANFNLIR, from the exons ATGGATTCTCGTTACCCTTTTCAACAACGCCGAAACACTTCTTCTCAGGATAAC TTGGATAGGTTTATTCCAAATCGCTCCGCAATGGATTTCGGTTACGCGCACTACATGCTGACGGAAGGTCGTAAGGAAAACAACATTTCGGTTCCAGAGGTCATTTCTCCCTCCACACAAGCCTATCGCAAACGCCTTGCGGAAGCTTGTAACCTCAGTGAAAGAACTCGAATTCTGGCTTTCAAGAACAAGCCTCCATCACGGCTACAACTCATACCTAAACAGATTCTCTCACCACCACCTCTGTCCAAACCTAAACCATCCATTCCTAAG ACATGTCTGAGAACCTTGGATGCCCCTGATATGTTGGACCACTTTTCCTTGAATTTACTAGATTGGGGTACAACCAATGTCCTCGCAATTGCCCTTCAGGATACCGTTTATCTGTGGAATGATTCAAACAGTTCCGTTTCAGAACTTGTCACCTTCAATGAGGAACATGGTCCTGTCGCAAGTCTTAACTGGGCCCCAGATGGTCGCCATTTAGCCATTGCTTTGAACAATTCCCATGTCCAGATTTGGGATTCCATTGCTAATAAAAAG CTAAGGACATTAAAGGGTGGACACAGGGCAACAGTGGGCTCATTGGCTTGGAACAATCATATTCTGACAACAGGAGGAATGGATGGTAAAATATTAAACAATGATGTTAGAGTGAGGTCTCCCATTGTTGAAACTTACAGGGGACACAGCCAGGAAGTTTGTGGACTCAAGTGGTCGCCTTCAAGACAACAATTGGCGAGTGGTGGAAATGATAATGTTGTCCACATATGGGATAGGTCCATGGCTTCTTCAAATTCACCTACTCGGTGGCTTCATAAATTTGAGGAACATGGAGCTGCTGTGAAGGCATTGGCTTGGTGTCCTTATCAGGCTAATCTATTGGCTTCTGGAGGAGGTGACGGTGATCACTGCATTAAGATGTGGAACACACATACAGGTGCAAGATTGAAATCTATTGACACGGGATCACAAGTATGTTCTCTGCTATGGAACAAGAACGAGCGTGAACTTCTTAGCTCACACGGGTTCCCTCAGAACCAGCTTATCCTTTGGAAGTATCCTTCCATGGCAAAGATGGCGGAGCTCAACGGTCACACCTCAAGGGTGCTGTATATGACACAGAGTCCAGATGGGTGTACCGTGGCATCTGCAGCAGCAGATGAGACTCTTAGATTTTGGAGTGTTTTTAAAGGCCCAGCAACAGACAAAGATAATGAGCCGTTTGCAAATTTCAACCTTATCCGTTAA
- the LOC131601784 gene encoding protein STRICTOSIDINE SYNTHASE-LIKE 3-like yields the protein MTITQIFTVIFLLFALYCGLDPFHHSPIANFPNFEAKKVPMPAWSQLPNDIDQHNLLQNSTIRFLNQIQGPESIVFDNLGCGPYTGLADGRILFWNDDNWVDFAYTSPNRSLCNPLPTEAATPFSYVKTEHICGRPLGLRFHKKTGELYIADAYLGLMKVGPEGGLATSLTTEAEGVPLRFTNDVDVDTEGNVYFTESSEIYQRRNFMQLVFSGDDSGKVLKYNPTTKETTVLVRNVQFPNGISLSKDSSFFVFCEGTIGRLRKYWLKGEKAGTSEIFAVLPGAPDNVRVNEDGDFWVAIHCRRSMYAYFTALYPRIRKVILKLPIPTKFQYLFQIGGKLHGVIVKYSPEGKLVQVLEDSEGKVVRAVSEVEEKDGQLWIGSVLMPFIAVYKL from the exons ATGACTATTACACAAATCTTCACCGTTATCTTTCTCTTATTTGCTCTCTACTGCGGTTTGGATCCATTCCACCACAGTCCCATTGCAAATTTCCCTAACTTTGAGGCCAAAAAGGTTCCCATGCCAGCATGGTCTCAACTTCCTAATGATATAGACCAACACAATTTGCTACAAAACTCTACTATTAGGTTTTTGAACCAAATTCAAGGACCTGAGAGCATTGTTTTTGATAATCTTGGTTGTGGACCTTACACCGGACTTGCTGATGGTAGAATCTTGTTCTGGAATGATGATAATTGGGTTGATTTTGCTTACACTTCGCCCAATAG GTCATTATGTAATCCTCTTCCTACAGAAGCTGCAACACCATTTAGTTATGTGAAGACTGAACATATCTGTGGAAGGCCTTTAGGTCTCAGATTTCACAAGAAAACAGGTGAATTGTACATTGCAGATGCATATCTTGGTCTCATGAAGGTTGGGCCCGAAGGCGGCTTAGCAACGTCTCTTACAACTGAAGCTGAAGGGGTACCTCTGAGATTTACTAATGATGTTGATGTAGATACTGAAGGAAATGTTTATTTTACAGAAAGCAGTGAAATTTATCAGAGGAG GAATTTCATGCAGCTGGTATTTTCCGGGGATGATAGTGGCAAGGTTTTGAAATACAACCCTACAACAAAGGAAACCACTGTTCTTGTGAGAAACGTTCAATTCCCAAATGGCATTTCCTTAAGTAAAGATAGTTCCTTCTTTGTTTTTTGCGAAGGGACTATTGGCAG GTTACGTAAATATTGGCTAAAAGGAGAGAAGGCTGGAACTTCAGAGATCTTCGCGGTCCTACCTGGAGCTCCTGACAATGTGAGGGTGAATGAAGATGGTGATTTTTGGGTGGCAATCCACTGTAGAAGATCTATGTATGCATACTTCACTGCTTTGTATCCAAGGATAAGGAAAGTTATACTCAAGCTTCCTATACCAACAAAGTTTCAGTACCTATTTCAAATTGGAGGAAAACTACATGGTGTGATTGTGAAGTATAGTCCAGAAGGTAAATTGGTACAGGTATTGGAGGACAGTGAGGGAAAAGTTGTTAGAGCTGTGAGTGAAGTTGAGGAAAAAGATGGTCAACTTTGGATTGGAAGTGTTCTTATGCCTTTTATTGCGGTTTATAAATTGTAA